One window of the Corvus moneduloides isolate bCorMon1 chromosome 10, bCorMon1.pri, whole genome shotgun sequence genome contains the following:
- the SLC33A1 gene encoding acetyl-coenzyme A transporter 1 isoform X1: MAPAIAAEEGGRQRRAGTRQHSLDVTAEPPPDGLPGDTEALLPAPARGCRAELGSILLLLVLYVLQGIPLGLAGSVPLILQSKSASYTDQAFFSFVFWPFSLKLLWAPLVDAVYVRGFGRRKSWLVPTQYVLGLFMIYMSTQVDALLGDGHGRGPDVAALTVTFFLFEFLAATQDIAVDGWALTMLSRENVGYASTCNSVGQTAGYFLGNVLFLALESASFCNKYLRFEPQPQGIVTLSANSREVTWFATAPLPQLQQTPPFRGGQSCVTHYFLFFWGAVFLVTTTLVAFLKKENQELIPAKEETKGITDTYRLLFSIVKMPAVLYFLSLILTSKVGFSAADAVTGLKLVEEGVPKEHLALLAVPMVPLQIILPLVISKYTAGPQPLNTFYKAMPYRLLLGLEFAFLVWWAPKVKQEGGFPVYYYAVVVLSYALHQITLYSMYVAIMAFNAKVSDPLIGGTYMTLLNTVSNLGGNWPSTVALWLVDPLTVKECVGAQGHTCATAAAAELCTGAGGSCVTTLDGYYVESVICVILGFAWWFFLGPKFKKLQDEGQSSWKCKRSN; the protein is encoded by the exons ATGGCGCCCGCCATCGCCGCCGAGGAgggcgggcggcagcgccgCGCCGGCACCCgccagcacagcctggacgTGACGGCCGAGCCGCCTCCCGACGGGCTGCCCGGGGACACCGAGGCGCTGCTGCCGGCGCCGGCGCGGGGGTGCCGCGCGGAGCTgggcagcatcctgctgctgctggtgctgtacGTGCTGCAGGGCATCCCGCTGGGGCTGGCGGGCAGCGTGCCGCTCATCCTGCAGAGCAAGAGCGCCAGCTACACCGACCAGGCCTTCTTCAGCTTCGTGTTCTGGCCTTTCAGCCTGAAGCTGCTGTGGGCGCCCTTGGTGGACGCCGTGTACGTGCGGGGCTTCGGCCGCCGCAAGTCGTGGCTGGTGCCCACGCAGTACGTGCTGGGGCTCTTCATGATCTACATGTCCACGCAGGTGGACGCGCTGCTGGGCGACGGCCACGGCCGCGGCCCCGACGTGGCGGCCCTCACCGTCACCTTCTTCCTCTTCGAGTTCCTGGCGGCCACGCAGGACATCGCGGTGGACGGCTGGGCGCTCACCATGCTGTCCCGGGAGAACGTGGGCTACGCCTCCACCTGCAACTCCGTGGGGCAGACGGCCGGCTATTTCCTGGGCAACGTGCTGTTCCTGGCCCTCGAGTCCGCCTCCTTCTGCAACAAGTACTTGCGGTTCgagccacagccccagggcatCGTCACCCTCTCAG CAAACAGCAGGGAGGTGACCTGGTTTGCTActgctcctctgcctcagcTCCAGCAAACACCTCCTTTCagaggagggcagagctgtgtcaCTCACT atttcttgtttttctgggGAGCTGTCTTCTTAGTTACCACTACATTGGTTGCctttttgaaaaaggaaaaccaggagcTAATAccagcaaaggaagaaacaaaaggcATCACTGACACATACAGGCTGCTATTCTCAATAGTCAAGATGCCAGCAGTTCTTTACTTTCTGTCTCTGATCCTCACTTCAAAA GTTGggttttcagcagcagatgCCGTAACAGGACTCAAGCTGGTGGAGGAGGGAGTCCCCAAAGAGcacctggctctgctggcagtTCCAATGGTTCCTTTGCAGATCATCTTGCCTCTGGTTATCAGCAAATACACAGCGGGCCCCCAGCCCCTGAACACCTTCTACAAAGCAATGCCTTACAG GTTGCTGCTTGGCCTGGAATTCGCTTTTCTGGTGTGGTGGGCTCCTAAAGTAAAGCAGGAAGGAGGATTTCCTGTCTACTACTACGCTGTGGTGGTGCTGAGTTACGCTCTACACCAG ATCACCCTGTACAGCATGTACGTGGCCATCATGGCCTTCAACGCCAAGGTCAGCGACCCGCTCATCGGGGGCACCTACATGACCCTGCTCAACACCGTGTCCAACCTGGGGGGGAACTGGCCCTCCACGGTGGCCCTGTGGCTGGTGGACCCCCTCACAGTGAAGGAGTGTGTCGGGGCCCAGGGCCACACCTGTGCCACTGCAGCGGCCGCAGAG